Proteins encoded by one window of Antechinus flavipes isolate AdamAnt ecotype Samford, QLD, Australia chromosome 4, AdamAnt_v2, whole genome shotgun sequence:
- the CUL7 gene encoding cullin-7 isoform X1, with protein sequence MVGERRSRDLLVPLGPRLQAYPEELLRQRQGHDGHPEYLIRWTVLQRGKEGGVGSGSSIEGKAEHILMWLSAPEVYANCPMLLGERAPAKGPQHEPVGSVGAFPRDAGGLDEASLGEMAADVRGLVRRAARQLDGGGSSSPAASVLHTIHVLSAYASIGPLAGVFRETGALDLLMHMLGNPESQIRRSAGKMLQALAAHDAGSRAHVLLSLSQQDGIEQHMDFDSRSTLLELFAETTSSEEHCMAFEGIHLPQIPGKLLFSLVKRYLCVTSLLDQLSSSVEPGSGEWGNRCSPNKSSSVEKSRGQRELEFSMAMGNLISELVRGMGWDRGPGRQPASPPRPARSIFQPRSSVPSTILPTLLPPASPRRPSRAFRPRSEFSSLSGYADYVQETLQPGMRVRMLEDYEEISAGDQGEFRQSNNGMPPVQVLWQSTGRTYWVHWHMVEILGPVTEDKVTTEPEKGTGGSRCLAPSIARPFSEWKPVVGLYALPYLKAEAQSNTESGCLSQAEWWELLFFIKKLDGPEQQEFLRLLQENSDGEPVEEEALGELKVSVELAKKLVLALSRQVQGSTHNDLLNSIVYNKFRLQPVENSANPTPPEPGQDTCSPEAPFLDTKSEVEVKGQIKSLEVEESSTAPEAELLFRSLMGAAEPSGQQLLELELSICQEGIGEGQVSRLLGQLQHQPQAFLLLLQNLETPENKALQMTGLRILSCLLDVCVDSTLPWHKVASSCLASLRTLNKDHEVVQGLICFLHRLVTLHKDCAVVLCQLGAREILTKALDKHKEQLFLGSELQDLVGEYEKHAQLYSNLTKSILAGCIQMVLGQIEEHRRTHRPINIPFFDVFLRHLCQGSDVDVKDKCWEKMEVSSNSLGASKLTDQNPKTYWESSGTTGSHYITLHMHRGAVVRQLILLVSKEDSSYMPARVVVLGGDHARSVSTKLSTVNIMPSDTRVLLLENMTRFWPILQIHIKRCQQGGIDTRVRGVEVLGPKPTFWPLFREQLCRRTHLFYTVRAQAWSQDIAQDRKRLLQLCPRLNGALRHEQSFADRFLPDDEAAQALGRTCWEALVSPLVQSITAPDGSGVSPLAWLLSQYLEHREKARNKQEQADAFTSRVRCLTHLLVHVEPPSGLQSKLLTWPNGKNSKSRELNSGAGLGPPGGSLRGITQCWRGVVQEQVSRFLTAAWQAPDLVPSYCDIYERLQSAGAELFGPRAAFTLALRQGFSGALLQLSFLTAAHVSEQFARHIDQQIQRSRVGGPQGEEMLGQLQRSLEPMMVLSGLELATTFEHFYQYYLADRLLSLGPSWLERAVLEQIGLCFPNRLPQQMLSSLSTSEELQHQFHLFQLEQIDQQFLEQEEDEEQGLEAYPQEEPVEELVAEEPVPEVSVLVLSPRCWPVSPLCYLHEPTKYFPPALSTSLTRFSNFYSQSQNRPVLGSQRLLQWSWLGRAELSFRAQILHVSTLQMWLLLHFNQMEEVALETLLQTSDLPSELVMQALEPLTSGLGPLTLQEGQGLPPGGVLRLREVEKEPGGEALWLLPPQTYLSVEEDECRTLERKRNLLSCLLVRILKAHGEKGLHIDQLVCLVLEAWQKGQSSPRDPGNSMGGEDECNGADVLSCILHLLGQGYVRRQEDRPQVLAYAAPEPEGPPLAPPNLVALGPAPPSTFHTLEIRTRTTPSPSPPARTFSTFR encoded by the exons ATGGTGGGAGAACGCAGAAGCAGAGACCTGCTGGTGCCCCTGGGCCCACGACTGCAGGCGTACCCCGAGGAACTGCTGCGGCAGCGCCAGGGCCACGATGGGCATCCAGAGTACTTGATCCGTTGGACTGTCCTTCAGCGTGGGAAGGAGGGCGGAGTGGGCAGCGGCAGCTCCATAGAGGGCAAGGCAGAGCACATCCTCATGTGGCTCTCTGCCCCCGAGGTCTACGCCAACTGCCCCATGCTCCTTGGCGAGCGAGCCCCAGCCAAGGGGCCCCAGCACGAACCCGTGGGCAGCGTGGGCGCCTTTCCCCGGGATGCCGGGGGGCTGGACGAAGCCTCTCTGGGAGAGATGGCCGCAGACGTCCGAGGACTGGTGCGTCGAGCCGCCCGGCAGCTGGATGGGGGGGGGAGCTCGAGTCCCGCAGCCTCGGTGCTACACACCATCCACGTGCTCAGCGCCTACGCCAGCATCGGACCCCTGGCTGGCGTCTTCCGGGAGACGGGGGCCTTGGACCTGCTCATGCACATGCTGGGCAACCCCGAGTCCCAGATTCGCAGGAGTGCCGGGAAGATGCTGCAGGCCTTGGCGGCCCACGACGCTG GGAGCAGGGCCCATGTGCTCCTGTCACTGAGCCAGCAGGATGGCATCGAACAGCACATGGACTTTGACAGCCGCTCCACTCTGTTGGAGCTGTTTGCAGAGACCACATCCTCCGAAGAGCACTGCATGGCCTTTGAAGGGATCCACCTGCCCCAG ATCCCCGGAAAGCTGCTCTTCTCCTTAGTGAAGCGTTACTTGTGTGTCACGTCCCTCCTGGACCAGCTAAGTAGCAGTGTGGAGCCAGGGTCTGGGGAGTGGGGAAACCGGTGCTCCCCTAACAAGTCCTCCAGTGTGGAGAAGAGCCGTGGCCAGAGGGAACTGGAGTTTAGCATGGCCATGGGCAACCTGATTTCAGAATTGGTTCGGGGCATGGGATGGGACCGGGGCCCAGGGAGGCAGCCTGCGTCTCCCCCTCGGCCCGCCCGGTCTATCTTTCAGCCCAGGTCCTCTGTGCCGAGCACCATCCTCCCCACCCTGCTTCCCCCTGCTTCCCCCAGGAGGCCGAGCCGGGCCTTCAGGCCTCGGTCTGAGTTCTCGAGCCTGAGTGGCTACGCGGACTACGTCCAGGAGACCCTGCAGCCAGGGATGCGCGTTCGAATGCTGGAGGATTATGAGGAGATCAGTGCTGGGGACCAAGGCGAGTTTCGGCAGAGCAACAATGGAATGCCCCCTGTGCAG GTGCTGTGGCAGTCGACAGGCCGCACATACTGGGTGCACTGGCACATGGTGGAGATTCTGGGTCCTGTAACTGAGGACAAAGTTACTACTGAGCCAGAGAAAGGAACTGGGGGCAGCAGGTGCCTGGCCCCAAGTATAG CACGTCCGTTCTCAGAGTGGAAACCCGTTGTGGGACTGTATGCTCTGCCGTACCTtaaagctgaggctcagagcaaCACAGAGTCTGGGTGTCTGAGCCAGGCCGAATGGTGGGAACTTCTTTTCTTCATCAAGAAGCTGGATGGACCTGAGCAACAAGAGTTTCTCCGGCTTCTCCAGGAGAACTCGGATGGGGAG CCTGTGGAAGAAGAAGCCCTTGGTGAACTCAAAGTATCTGTGGAGTTGGCAAAGAAGCTGGTCCTGGCACTCAGTAGGCAGGTTCAAGGCAGCACCCACAATGACCTGCTTAATTCGATTGTTTACAACAAATTCAGGTTACAGCCTGTGGAGAATTCAGCCAATCCTACTCCTCCAGAGCCTGGTCAGGACACCTGCAGCCCTGAGGCCCCATTTCTAGACACCAAATCAGAGGTGGAGGTGAAAGGGCAGATTAAATCACTAGAGGTGGAGGAGTCATCAACAGCACCAGAAG CTGAGCTGCTGTTTCGGAGCCTCATGGGGGCTGCAGAGCCCTCTGGACAGCAGCTCCTGGAGCTGGAGTTAAGCATATGCCAGGAGGGCATTGGGGAGGGTCAAGTGAGCCGGCTCCTGGGGCAGCTCCAGCACCAGCCCCAAGCCTTCCTGCTGCTGCTACAGAACCTGGAGACCCCCGAGAACAAGGCCCTTCAAATGACTGGGCTGAG AATACTGAGCTGTCTCCTGGATGTCTGTGTGGACTCAACTCTTCCTTGGCACAAAGTGGCCTCCTCCTGTTTGGCCAGCCTGAGAACACTCAACAAAGACCATGAG GTGGTCCAGGGATTAATTTGTTTCCTGCATCGCCTGGTCACACTCCACAAGGACTGCGCAGTGGTTCTGTGCCAGCTGGGAGCTCGAGAGATTCTCACCAAGGCCCTGGACAAGCACAAGGAACAACTGTTTCTGGGCTCTGAGCTCCAAGATCTAGTGGGCGAATATGAGAAGCACGCCCAGCTTTATAGCAACCTCACCAAAAGCATCTTGGCCGGCTGCATCCAG ATGGTTCTTGGCCAGATTGAAGAGCACCGAAGAACCCACCGGCCCATTAACATCCCTTTCTTTGACGTCTTCCTCAGGCATCTCTGCCAGG GCTCTGATGTGGATGTGAAGGACAAGTGTTGGGAGAAGATGGAGGTGTCGTCCAATTCTCTCGGGGCCAGCAAGCTGACTGACCAAAACCCCAAGACTTACTGGGAGTCCAGCGGCACTACAGGGTCTCACTACATCACATTACACATGCACCGAGGGGCTGTTGTCAG GCAGCTGATTCTCCTGGTGTCTAAGGAAGACTCAAGCTACATGCCAGCCCGGGTGGTGGTGCTGGGCGGAGACCATGCCCGCTCTGTCAGCACAAAGCTCAGCACT GTAAACATCATGCCTTCTGACACGCGGGTGCTTCTTCTGGAGAACATGACCCGCTTCTGGCCCATCCTACAGATCCATATCAAGCGCTGCCAGCAG GGTGGCATTGACACCCGTGTGCGAGGGGTGGAGGTTCTGGGCCCCAAACCCACTTTCTGGCCACTGTTCCGCGAGCAGCTGTGTCGCCGCACTCACCTTTTCTACACTGTTCGAGcccaagcctggagtcaagataTTGCTCAGGACCGGAAGCGCCTGCTGCAGCTCTGCCCTAG ACTGAACGGGGCTTTGCGCCATGAGCAGAGTTTTGCAGATCGATTCCTCCCTGATGATGAGGCTGCCCAGGCACTGGGAAGGACCTGCTGGGAAGCCTTGGTCAGCCCCTTGGTGCAGAGCATCACTGCCCCTG ATGGCAGTGGGGTGAGCCCCCTGGCCTGGCTGCTGAGCCAGTACCTGGAGCACAGAGAGAAGGCCCGGAACAAACAGGAACAAGCAGATGCTTTTACCTCACGTGTCCGATGTCTCACTCACCTGCTGGTGCATGTGGAGCCTCCCTCGGGTCTCCAGTCCAAGTTACTCACCTGGCCTA ATGGCAAGAATAGTAAGAGTCGGGAGCTGAACTCGGGGGCTGGACTGGGACCTCCTGGTGGCAGCCTGAGGGGTATCACCCAGTGTTGGAGGGGAGTGGTACAAGAGCAG GTGAGCAGGTTTCTGACCGCGGCCTGGCAGGCCCCGGACCTCGTGCCCAGCTACTGCGACATCTACGAACGGCTCCAGAGCGCTGGGGCGGAGCTCTTTGGGCCGCGGGCAGCCTTCACGCTGGCCCTGCGCCAGGGCTTCTCTGGGGCTCTTCTGCAGCTTTCCTTCCTCACCGCTGCCCAT GTGAGCGAGCAGTTCGCCCGGCACATCGACCAGCAGATCCAGAGGAGCCGCGTGGGCGGCCCTCAGGGGGAAGAGATGCTGGGCCAGCTGCAGCGGAGCCTGGAGCCCATGATGGTCCTGTCTGGCCTAGAGCTCGCCACCACCTTTGAGCACTTTTACCA GTACTATCTGGCAGACCGCCTCCTGAGCCTGGGCCCGAGCTGGCTGGAGCGGGCCGTGCTGGAGCAGATTGGGCTCTGCTTCCCCAACCGACTACCCCAGCAGATGCTGAGCAGCCTGAGCACGTCGGAGGAGCTGCAGCACCAGTTCCACCTCTTCCAGCTTGAGCAGATCGACCAGCAATTCCTGGAACAGGAAGAGGATGAAGAGCAAGGGCTGGAGGCCTATCCCCAGGAAGAG CCAGTGGAGGAGCTGGTGGCTGAGGAGCCAGTCCCTGAAGTGTCTGTGCTGGTCCTGTCTCCCCGCTGCTGGCCTGTGTCCCCCCTCTGCTACCTGCACGAGCCCACCAAGTACTTCCCCCCCGCTCTCAGCACCAGCCTCACCCGGTTTTCCAACTTCTACAGTCAGA GTCAGAATCGGCCAGTCTTGGGGTCACAGCGCCTACTGCAGTGGTCATGGTTGGGCAGGGCCGAACTGTCATTCAGAGCTCAGATTCTTCATGTCTCTACATTACAGATGTGGCTTCTTCTGCATTTTAACCAAATGGAG GAGGTGGCCTTGGAGACTCTGCTGCAGACCTCAGACCTGCCCTCAGAGCTTGTGATGCAAGCACTTGAGCCCCTCACTTCAGGGCTTGGCCCCCTGACCCTCCAGGAAGGCCAGGGCCTCCCACCTGGGG GTGTGCTGCGACTTCGGGAGGTGGAGAAGGAGCCTGGGGGGGAGGCCTTGTGGCTGCTCCCCCCCCAGACATACCTGAGTGTGGAGGAGGACGAGTGCCGAACCCTGGAGAGGAAGAGGAACCTCCTGAGCTGCCTCCTTGTCCGAATCCTCAAAGCCCATGGCGAGAAAGGCCTGCATATTGATCAGCTTGTCTGTCTG GTACTGGAGGCCTGGCAGAAGGGCCAGTCTTCCCCGAGAGACCCGGGCAACAGCATGGGCGGTGAGGATGAGTGTAATGGGGCCGATGTCCTCTCCTGCATCCTCCATCTCCTGGGCCAGGGCTATGTTCGAAGGCAGGAAGACCGGCCCCAAGTCCTGGCATATGCAGCTCCGGAGCCAGAGGGGCCTCCCCTTGCACCCCCCAACCTGGTTGCCTTAGGGCCTGCCCCACCCTCTACCTTCCACACCCTGGAGATCCGAACCCGAACaacccccagcccctcccctcctGCTCGGACTTTTTCCACCTTCCGATAG
- the CUL7 gene encoding cullin-7 isoform X3: MVGERRSRDLLVPLGPRLQAYPEELLRQRQGHDGHPEYLIRWTVLQRGKEGGVGSGSSIEGKAEHILMWLSAPEVYANCPMLLGERAPAKGPQHEPVGSVGAFPRDAGGLDEASLGEMAADVRGLVRRAARQLDGGGSSSPAASVLHTIHVLSAYASIGPLAGVFRETGALDLLMHMLGNPESQIRRSAGKMLQALAAHDAGSRAHVLLSLSQQDGIEQHMDFDSRSTLLELFAETTSSEEHCMAFEGIHLPQIPGKLLFSLVKRYLCVTSLLDQLSSSVEPGSGEWGNRCSPNKSSSVEKSRGQRELEFSMAMGNLISELVRGMGWDRGPGRQPASPPRPARSIFQPRSSVPSTILPTLLPPASPRRPSRAFRPRSEFSSLSGYADYVQETLQPGMRVRMLEDYEEISAGDQGEFRQSNNGMPPVQVLWQSTGRTYWVHWHMVEILGPVTEDKVTTEPEKGTGGSRCLAPSIARPFSEWKPVVGLYALPYLKAEAQSNTESGCLSQAEWWELLFFIKKLDGPEQQEFLRLLQENSDGEPVEEEALGELKVSVELAKKLVLALSRQVQGSTHNDLLNSIVYNKFRLQPVENSANPTPPEPGQDTCSPEAPFLDTKSEVEVKGQIKSLEVEESSTAPEAELLFRSLMGAAEPSGQQLLELELSICQEGIGEGQVSRLLGQLQHQPQAFLLLLQNLETPENKALQMTGLRILSCLLDVCVDSTLPWHKVASSCLASLRTLNKDHEVVQGLICFLHRLVTLHKDCAVVLCQLGAREILTKALDKHKEQLFLGSELQDLVGEYEKHAQLYSNLTKSILAGCIQMVLGQIEEHRRTHRPINIPFFDVFLRHLCQGSDVDVKDKCWEKMEVSSNSLGASKLTDQNPKTYWESSGTTGSHYITLHMHRGAVVRQLILLVSKEDSSYMPARVVVLGGDHARSVSTKLSTVNIMPSDTRVLLLENMTRFWPILQIHIKRCQQGGIDTRVRGVEVLGPKPTFWPLFREQLCRRTHLFYTVRAQAWSQDIAQDRKRLLQLCPRLNGALRHEQSFADRFLPDDEAAQALGRTCWEALVSPLVQSITAPDGSGVSPLAWLLSQYLEHREKARNKQEQADAFTSRVRCLTHLLVHVEPPSGLQSKLLTWPNGKNSKSRELNSGAGLGPPGGSLRGITQCWRGVVQEQVSRFLTAAWQAPDLVPSYCDIYERLQSAGAELFGPRAAFTLALRQGFSGALLQLSFLTAAHVSEQFARHIDQQIQRSRVGGPQGEEMLGQLQRSLEPMMVLSGLELATTFEHFYQYYLADRLLSLGPSWLERAVLEQIGLCFPNRLPQQMLSSLSTSEELQHQFHLFQLEQIDQQFLEQEEDEEQGLEAYPQEEPVEELVAEEPVPEVSVLVLSPRCWPVSPLCYLHEPTKYFPPALSTSLTRFSNFYSQRGGLGDSAADLRPALRACDAST, translated from the exons ATGGTGGGAGAACGCAGAAGCAGAGACCTGCTGGTGCCCCTGGGCCCACGACTGCAGGCGTACCCCGAGGAACTGCTGCGGCAGCGCCAGGGCCACGATGGGCATCCAGAGTACTTGATCCGTTGGACTGTCCTTCAGCGTGGGAAGGAGGGCGGAGTGGGCAGCGGCAGCTCCATAGAGGGCAAGGCAGAGCACATCCTCATGTGGCTCTCTGCCCCCGAGGTCTACGCCAACTGCCCCATGCTCCTTGGCGAGCGAGCCCCAGCCAAGGGGCCCCAGCACGAACCCGTGGGCAGCGTGGGCGCCTTTCCCCGGGATGCCGGGGGGCTGGACGAAGCCTCTCTGGGAGAGATGGCCGCAGACGTCCGAGGACTGGTGCGTCGAGCCGCCCGGCAGCTGGATGGGGGGGGGAGCTCGAGTCCCGCAGCCTCGGTGCTACACACCATCCACGTGCTCAGCGCCTACGCCAGCATCGGACCCCTGGCTGGCGTCTTCCGGGAGACGGGGGCCTTGGACCTGCTCATGCACATGCTGGGCAACCCCGAGTCCCAGATTCGCAGGAGTGCCGGGAAGATGCTGCAGGCCTTGGCGGCCCACGACGCTG GGAGCAGGGCCCATGTGCTCCTGTCACTGAGCCAGCAGGATGGCATCGAACAGCACATGGACTTTGACAGCCGCTCCACTCTGTTGGAGCTGTTTGCAGAGACCACATCCTCCGAAGAGCACTGCATGGCCTTTGAAGGGATCCACCTGCCCCAG ATCCCCGGAAAGCTGCTCTTCTCCTTAGTGAAGCGTTACTTGTGTGTCACGTCCCTCCTGGACCAGCTAAGTAGCAGTGTGGAGCCAGGGTCTGGGGAGTGGGGAAACCGGTGCTCCCCTAACAAGTCCTCCAGTGTGGAGAAGAGCCGTGGCCAGAGGGAACTGGAGTTTAGCATGGCCATGGGCAACCTGATTTCAGAATTGGTTCGGGGCATGGGATGGGACCGGGGCCCAGGGAGGCAGCCTGCGTCTCCCCCTCGGCCCGCCCGGTCTATCTTTCAGCCCAGGTCCTCTGTGCCGAGCACCATCCTCCCCACCCTGCTTCCCCCTGCTTCCCCCAGGAGGCCGAGCCGGGCCTTCAGGCCTCGGTCTGAGTTCTCGAGCCTGAGTGGCTACGCGGACTACGTCCAGGAGACCCTGCAGCCAGGGATGCGCGTTCGAATGCTGGAGGATTATGAGGAGATCAGTGCTGGGGACCAAGGCGAGTTTCGGCAGAGCAACAATGGAATGCCCCCTGTGCAG GTGCTGTGGCAGTCGACAGGCCGCACATACTGGGTGCACTGGCACATGGTGGAGATTCTGGGTCCTGTAACTGAGGACAAAGTTACTACTGAGCCAGAGAAAGGAACTGGGGGCAGCAGGTGCCTGGCCCCAAGTATAG CACGTCCGTTCTCAGAGTGGAAACCCGTTGTGGGACTGTATGCTCTGCCGTACCTtaaagctgaggctcagagcaaCACAGAGTCTGGGTGTCTGAGCCAGGCCGAATGGTGGGAACTTCTTTTCTTCATCAAGAAGCTGGATGGACCTGAGCAACAAGAGTTTCTCCGGCTTCTCCAGGAGAACTCGGATGGGGAG CCTGTGGAAGAAGAAGCCCTTGGTGAACTCAAAGTATCTGTGGAGTTGGCAAAGAAGCTGGTCCTGGCACTCAGTAGGCAGGTTCAAGGCAGCACCCACAATGACCTGCTTAATTCGATTGTTTACAACAAATTCAGGTTACAGCCTGTGGAGAATTCAGCCAATCCTACTCCTCCAGAGCCTGGTCAGGACACCTGCAGCCCTGAGGCCCCATTTCTAGACACCAAATCAGAGGTGGAGGTGAAAGGGCAGATTAAATCACTAGAGGTGGAGGAGTCATCAACAGCACCAGAAG CTGAGCTGCTGTTTCGGAGCCTCATGGGGGCTGCAGAGCCCTCTGGACAGCAGCTCCTGGAGCTGGAGTTAAGCATATGCCAGGAGGGCATTGGGGAGGGTCAAGTGAGCCGGCTCCTGGGGCAGCTCCAGCACCAGCCCCAAGCCTTCCTGCTGCTGCTACAGAACCTGGAGACCCCCGAGAACAAGGCCCTTCAAATGACTGGGCTGAG AATACTGAGCTGTCTCCTGGATGTCTGTGTGGACTCAACTCTTCCTTGGCACAAAGTGGCCTCCTCCTGTTTGGCCAGCCTGAGAACACTCAACAAAGACCATGAG GTGGTCCAGGGATTAATTTGTTTCCTGCATCGCCTGGTCACACTCCACAAGGACTGCGCAGTGGTTCTGTGCCAGCTGGGAGCTCGAGAGATTCTCACCAAGGCCCTGGACAAGCACAAGGAACAACTGTTTCTGGGCTCTGAGCTCCAAGATCTAGTGGGCGAATATGAGAAGCACGCCCAGCTTTATAGCAACCTCACCAAAAGCATCTTGGCCGGCTGCATCCAG ATGGTTCTTGGCCAGATTGAAGAGCACCGAAGAACCCACCGGCCCATTAACATCCCTTTCTTTGACGTCTTCCTCAGGCATCTCTGCCAGG GCTCTGATGTGGATGTGAAGGACAAGTGTTGGGAGAAGATGGAGGTGTCGTCCAATTCTCTCGGGGCCAGCAAGCTGACTGACCAAAACCCCAAGACTTACTGGGAGTCCAGCGGCACTACAGGGTCTCACTACATCACATTACACATGCACCGAGGGGCTGTTGTCAG GCAGCTGATTCTCCTGGTGTCTAAGGAAGACTCAAGCTACATGCCAGCCCGGGTGGTGGTGCTGGGCGGAGACCATGCCCGCTCTGTCAGCACAAAGCTCAGCACT GTAAACATCATGCCTTCTGACACGCGGGTGCTTCTTCTGGAGAACATGACCCGCTTCTGGCCCATCCTACAGATCCATATCAAGCGCTGCCAGCAG GGTGGCATTGACACCCGTGTGCGAGGGGTGGAGGTTCTGGGCCCCAAACCCACTTTCTGGCCACTGTTCCGCGAGCAGCTGTGTCGCCGCACTCACCTTTTCTACACTGTTCGAGcccaagcctggagtcaagataTTGCTCAGGACCGGAAGCGCCTGCTGCAGCTCTGCCCTAG ACTGAACGGGGCTTTGCGCCATGAGCAGAGTTTTGCAGATCGATTCCTCCCTGATGATGAGGCTGCCCAGGCACTGGGAAGGACCTGCTGGGAAGCCTTGGTCAGCCCCTTGGTGCAGAGCATCACTGCCCCTG ATGGCAGTGGGGTGAGCCCCCTGGCCTGGCTGCTGAGCCAGTACCTGGAGCACAGAGAGAAGGCCCGGAACAAACAGGAACAAGCAGATGCTTTTACCTCACGTGTCCGATGTCTCACTCACCTGCTGGTGCATGTGGAGCCTCCCTCGGGTCTCCAGTCCAAGTTACTCACCTGGCCTA ATGGCAAGAATAGTAAGAGTCGGGAGCTGAACTCGGGGGCTGGACTGGGACCTCCTGGTGGCAGCCTGAGGGGTATCACCCAGTGTTGGAGGGGAGTGGTACAAGAGCAG GTGAGCAGGTTTCTGACCGCGGCCTGGCAGGCCCCGGACCTCGTGCCCAGCTACTGCGACATCTACGAACGGCTCCAGAGCGCTGGGGCGGAGCTCTTTGGGCCGCGGGCAGCCTTCACGCTGGCCCTGCGCCAGGGCTTCTCTGGGGCTCTTCTGCAGCTTTCCTTCCTCACCGCTGCCCAT GTGAGCGAGCAGTTCGCCCGGCACATCGACCAGCAGATCCAGAGGAGCCGCGTGGGCGGCCCTCAGGGGGAAGAGATGCTGGGCCAGCTGCAGCGGAGCCTGGAGCCCATGATGGTCCTGTCTGGCCTAGAGCTCGCCACCACCTTTGAGCACTTTTACCA GTACTATCTGGCAGACCGCCTCCTGAGCCTGGGCCCGAGCTGGCTGGAGCGGGCCGTGCTGGAGCAGATTGGGCTCTGCTTCCCCAACCGACTACCCCAGCAGATGCTGAGCAGCCTGAGCACGTCGGAGGAGCTGCAGCACCAGTTCCACCTCTTCCAGCTTGAGCAGATCGACCAGCAATTCCTGGAACAGGAAGAGGATGAAGAGCAAGGGCTGGAGGCCTATCCCCAGGAAGAG CCAGTGGAGGAGCTGGTGGCTGAGGAGCCAGTCCCTGAAGTGTCTGTGCTGGTCCTGTCTCCCCGCTGCTGGCCTGTGTCCCCCCTCTGCTACCTGCACGAGCCCACCAAGTACTTCCCCCCCGCTCTCAGCACCAGCCTCACCCGGTTTTCCAACTTCTACAGTCAGA GAGGTGGCCTTGGAGACTCTGCTGCAGACCTCAGACCTGCCCTCAGAGCTTGTGATGCAAGCACTTGA